GAGGCCTGTTGACTGCAATTCGGGCGCTTCACCACGACAGTCGCCAGACCTACGGGAGTCCACGAATCTGGCGAGCACTCCGTGCACAGGGCCACCGGGTTGGAGAGCATCGCATCGCTCGGCTGATGCCACGCTGGCATCCGAGCCAAGACGGTGACGAAGTGGCGTGCTACCACGCAGTCCCAGCATGCGTTCCCCGTGGCCGCGAACACCCTGGCTCAGGTCTTCACCGTTGAGGCGCCCAATCGAGTGTGGGCGGGAGATCTGACCTACATCTGGACGGGAGAAGGCTGGCTCTATCTGGCCGTCCTGCTCGATCTGTATTCACGTCGGGTCGTGGGCTGGGCCATGGGCCAGCGATTAACCGGTGAGCTGGCTGAGCAAGCCCTGACGATGGCCGTAATGAACCGCACTCCCAGGGCGGGGCTCGTGCACCATTCGGACCGCGGCAGTCAGTATGCCGCGACGAACTACCAGCGCCGACTGGCTGAGTACGGCCTCATTCCCAGTATGAGCCGCAAAGCGTAATTGTTGGGACAACGCGTGCGTCGAGAGTTTCTTCGGGACGCTCAAGCGTGAGCTGGTCTATCATCGGCACTATATAACCCGAGACGAAGCCATGCAGGAGATCTTTGAGTACATTGAGGTCTTCTATAATCGGCAACGACGGCACTCAACCCTCGGGTATAAGTCTCCAGCTGAGTATGAAGCGAGGGCCGCAGTCGCGTAACCACGTGTCCACGAAATCAGGGGAAGATCAACTCAACGTTAAGTACTACAATGGCAAGTTCGATGCCTATCAACGGACTTACGTAATTGAATCACTAGATAAGACAGCCTTAGATGTTCGATATCTTTACCGTTTTCTGGACTCGTACTTGGAGTACCTACGACGTCTGAGTATTGGCGGAGTAATCAAGTATATTAAGCTTGAAAATCTAACCGAGGCGCGCATCCCTCTTCCGCCTCTCCCTGAGCAACGGAAAGTAGTGGAGATTTTGGACAAGGCGGACGAGCTGCGGGCCAAGCGCCGCGCCGCCCTCGCCCAGCTCGACACCCTCACGCAATCCATCTTCCTCGACATGTTCGGCGATCCAACTACGAATCCGAAGGGATGGCCGCAAGAAGATTTGAAGACCTTTTTCTTCTTCCGTACAGGAAAGCTTGATTCCAATGCGGCGGAACCAGGCGGGAAGTATCCGTTTTTTACCTGCGCACAAGAGAATTTCCAAATTGACACTTTCGCATTCGACTGCGAGGCGCTGCTGCTTGCTGGTAACAATGCAAATGCCGACTACTCAGTGAAGTACTACAAAGGTAAGTTCAACGCATATCAACGGACCTATGTGATTACTCTGCAGGACGAACGCAACTCCTATGCGTACGCACGATTTGTTCTCGAACATAAGTTGGCAGAATTAAAACGCATATCAAAAGGTACAAATACAAAGTATATAACGTTGGAACTTCTCAACCGCATGCGGGTGCCAGTACCGCCTACAGAACTACAAGAGCGATGCGAGAAGGTGGTCACACAAGTGAATCAACATAAAACAGCTAATCTGACCACAGCGTCAAAATTCGACACTCTTTTTGCGTCTCTCCAACACCGCGCCTTCCAAGGAGATCTGTGGCTAGGTTCTGATGAGGCATCGGAGGTGGTCCATGAGTTCGGTCGGTGACCAGATTCAGAGCGCAGATGCGGCGATCTGCCAGAACATCGAATCGCTCGGTGACCAGCGTTCATTGCTCTCGCAGAATGTTCTTGCACAACTGCGGAATCTCGTTGAGGGCGTGGCGGTCCGTCTTCACACGGGCTCACCTGATGCTGAATTCAAGTACCCCGCGGTAAAACCTGCGCTCGACTTCGTTAAGAGCAAGGGGAAGTTCAACTTCCTCGGCAAGTTCCACAAGCTGATAGAAAAGAGCGCTTCTCACTACACTTTGGACGGTGATGCTTCCGAACGGTTGATGCTCAAGTACTATGAGTATCTCTACCGCATCCGCAGCTTGCTTCAAGATAACTGTGGGCTCGCATTGCTGGCAAACCTCGAAAAGTTCCCCGTAGACCTCGATCCGTCGCTGCAGGAGTACCACGAGAAGATCGCCGCAAGAATTGAGGCGAGCCGTGCATCACGGCCAGACAGTGGTGCGCGAGATAGGTACCACATCCATAAGACGCGCCCGTTCTTCGTCAGCGGGAAAATCTACTATGAGGTAACCTTCTACCGCGCCGTCAACAAGGTGAGCAAGTTCGATCGCATCATCGCCTTCACCAATATCGACATGGCTGATAAGTATGCGGCCATGTTGACGCTCTTGCAGGACTCGATTGAAGTGCTTCGCCAGACGATGCCGATTACGATCATTTGCGATTGGGAGGTTTCGATCCGCCCTTGCGAGTTCGACAACTTCGCACGCCTTCTGGGCATGACGACAGAAGTTCGGACCAATTCGGAGGAGTATCGCTATCTGATGCGGGGCCTGACCGTGCGCTCTGGCAGCCTGCTCGATTTGTGCGATATGCCAGACGCTCAATACTCGGCGCTGCGGGCGGCGGGGACGGCCAGTATGGACAAGCCGCAGATCTTCCCCGTGCTGGATGACGCGCGTCGCATCGTGAGATCAGCCGCTCCCGGTCACATCGTCCTCCGTTATCTCATGCTGCGAATGCACAATCAGATACTCAAAGCTCAGTATCACCCGGATGGCTGTGGTCCTCTCTCCAATCTCAAGCTCCCCTACGGCTGCATCCCGTTCGACAACATGCCGTTCTGCACCTCGTTGCCGGGGCACAACCCACGGTACTGGGACCTACTGGAGAGCCTTGATGTGACCGGGCGGAGCCACGAACTCCTCGCTCGATGCGTGAAAAACAACGTAGAGCGCAACGGAATTCTCTACACGGCCGCGGTTGATCTAAAAGAGTTCGGAGTGGTCAATGAGGTGATCTCTACCTACAACGATAAGCTGTACTTCAAGCATACGCATCGTCGACTCGTGCTCGACAAGGAACACGTCTTCATCAGTGGGTATGAAGAAGATACTGTCTCTATTCATAAACAAACTGAAAGAGAACGCTTCATCTGGGATTGCCGGCTACACCCAAGCCGTCGTGCGCTGGCTCAATGAAACATCTCGTGGCATCGATGACCCAATGAAAGAGGATGCGCTCAAGCAGCTATTCAGCCAGTCTCGCGTCGCCCTGATCTATGGGGCAGCCGGCACTGGGAAGTCAACGATGGTGGATCACATCGCGCACTACTTCAACGACAAGAAGAAGCTCTTTCTCGCGCACACCAACCCAGCGATCGACAATCTCAAGCGCAAGGTAACCGCGCAGAACTCGGATTTCCGGACGATCAGCAGCCAGATCTACAGGGGTGACGCCGATACGGTGTACGATGTCGTCATCATTGATGAGTGCAGCACCGTGAGCAATGCAGACCTGATCAAGGTGCTGGACAAGACCTTCTTTAAGTTGCTCGTCCTCGTTGGTGACGTCTATCAGATCGAGTCGATCCAGTTCGGCAACTGGTTTGGAATCATCCGTTCATTCATCCCGAGTACGTCTGTATTCGAGCTGACGACGCCTTTTAGAACCAAGAACAAGTCACTCTTGGGTTTCTGGAACAAGGTGCGAGCCATCGAAGATGACATCGCCGAGGTCATGGCTCGCAACGGGTACTCGACTGTACTAGACAAGACGCTGTTCGAGACCGGAGGGAAGGACGAGATCATCCTCTGCCTGAACTACGATGGCCTCTACGGCATCAACAACATCAACCGATTCCTCCAGAGCAGCAATCCCCAGGCAGCGACGACGCGGGCGCGTCTCGATGTACAAGGTCGGTGACCCTGTTCTCTTCTACGATACCGAGCGGTTCCGACCCCGTCATCTACAACAACCTCAAAGGCCGGATCAGGAGGCATCGAGCACGTCCCCGGTCGAATCCAGTTCGACGTCGAGTTGGATCGACCGCTCAGCCAATTCGACATTAATGGCACTGATCTCGAATGGATGGGTGACTCAACTGTGCGCTTCTCAGTCTACCAGTACGACACCAGTGATGAAGACGATGACTCATTGAACACGACCGTGCCATTCCAGGTGGCCTACGCAGTGTCGATCCACAAGGCGCAGGGCCTCGAGTACGACTCCGTCAAGATCGTAATTACCGATGCCAATGAAGACGACATTACACACAGTATCTTCTACACAGCCGTAACGCGGGCACGTAAGCACCTGCGCATTTTCTGGACCCCAGGGACGCAGCAGCGCGTTCTAGAGCGCCTCCGCCTCAAGGCCGACATGAAAGACGTCGCTCTTCTGGCTAGCCGTCGTGGACTTACACCGGTCAAAGGATGAGCTGAGCATGTCACTGAGACCGCGTTTCACGATCACAAATCCGATCACCGCCGCGCTCACGGCGATCGAACGGACAAGGGGATTTTTGGAGGCGGCCACGCTATCGGAAGATTGGATCGAGCGCATGAGCCAGCGTGCGCTGCTGCTGGAAGCGCACCACACCACGCACATCGAGGGTACCCATCTCACGCTCGATGAGGCCGCGCGTCTGTGGGCCGGTGGAAAGGTTGAAGGCGCCAGCCGTGATGATGTCCGTGAGCTGCTGAACTACCGCGAGGCATTCAATCTGGTCGCGGAGTATCTGGGCAGCGGCGAGCCGATCACCGAGGCGCTCATTCGTGAGATCCACCAGCGGCTGGTCGAAGGCGTGCGTGGCGGTGCTGCTCAGCCCGGACAATATCGCCTGATTCAAAATTACGTCGGCAACAGCCACACACGCGAAGTCATCTATACCCCGCCGCCACCTCAAGATGTCTTGCCGCTGATGCGCGAGTTGGTCGAGTGGCTACGCACCGACACAAGCATCCATCCGGTGCTGGTGGCCGGCATTGCGCAGTTTCAGCTTGTGCATATCCATCCCTTCGTCGACGGCAATGGTCGCACGTCGCGCCTGCTCTCTACATTCTGCCTGTATCGTTCGGGCTACGACTTCAAGCGGTTGTTTACGCTCAGCGAGTTCTATGATCGCGACCGTGCCGCCTTCTATCGCGCTATCCAGAGCGCGCGCGAGCAGGGGATGGACCTGACCGGCTGGCTTGAGTACTTCGTGGATGGGCTTGCGACCCAGATGAACGAGGTCCGACAGCGTGGGGAACGGGTGATTCGGCGCGACGTGCTCGTGCGCCAGCATGGGCTGAACGAACGGCAGGCAGTGATGGTCGAGGCACTTCTGGAG
The nucleotide sequence above comes from Nitrospira sp.. Encoded proteins:
- a CDS encoding Fic family protein gives rise to the protein MSLRPRFTITNPITAALTAIERTRGFLEAATLSEDWIERMSQRALLLEAHHTTHIEGTHLTLDEAARLWAGGKVEGASRDDVRELLNYREAFNLVAEYLGSGEPITEALIREIHQRLVEGVRGGAAQPGQYRLIQNYVGNSHTREVIYTPPPPQDVLPLMRELVEWLRTDTSIHPVLVAGIAQFQLVHIHPFVDGNGRTSRLLSTFCLYRSGYDFKRLFTLSEFYDRDRAAFYRAIQSAREQGMDLTGWLEYFVDGLATQMNEVRQRGERVIRRDVLVRQHGLNERQAVMVEALLEGGPLGMEEVEAIVPGVTRRTLQRDLHGLVEAGIAVAEGAARATRYSLSGKGLR
- a CDS encoding restriction endonuclease subunit S, with translation MSTKSGEDQLNVKYYNGKFDAYQRTYVIESLDKTALDVRYLYRFLDSYLEYLRRLSIGGVIKYIKLENLTEARIPLPPLPEQRKVVEILDKADELRAKRRAALAQLDTLTQSIFLDMFGDPTTNPKGWPQEDLKTFFFFRTGKLDSNAAEPGGKYPFFTCAQENFQIDTFAFDCEALLLAGNNANADYSVKYYKGKFNAYQRTYVITLQDERNSYAYARFVLEHKLAELKRISKGTNTKYITLELLNRMRVPVPPTELQERCEKVVTQVNQHKTANLTTASKFDTLFASLQHRAFQGDLWLGSDEASEVVHEFGR